Proteins co-encoded in one Natronorubrum daqingense genomic window:
- a CDS encoding 3-dehydroquinate synthase II gives MTRSVWVKADDTVGDWDDRRERITAALEAGADWVLVDEDEVARVRELGDINVAAYRTDGDVTLVDDIDDAEADSDDESGAQPDAIIVGKEGEGDATIDLPEDLSGSADLSTLRRRDGDIDRGAYIRILAKEYEHFAETAAADADYTIVVGEDWTIIPLENLIARIGEETDLVAGVTSAAEAKTAFETLEIGADSVLLDSDDPDEIRQTVDVRDDADRESLDLQYAEVLDVERIGSADRVCVDTGTLLEHDEGMLVGSMSRGLVFVHAETAESPYVASRPFRVNAGAVHAYVRTPDGGTKYLSELQSGDEVQVVDIDGNTREAIVGRVKIEKRPMFRVALETEDGDRIETLLQNAETIKVATSDGRTAITDLEAGDELLHYYEDTARHFGEPVEESIIEK, from the coding sequence ATGACGCGATCTGTCTGGGTCAAAGCCGACGACACCGTCGGCGACTGGGACGACCGACGCGAACGGATTACCGCTGCACTCGAGGCGGGTGCAGACTGGGTACTGGTCGACGAGGACGAGGTTGCACGGGTACGGGAACTCGGCGACATCAACGTCGCCGCCTACCGAACCGACGGCGATGTGACGCTCGTGGACGACATCGACGACGCCGAAGCCGATAGCGACGATGAGTCGGGCGCACAACCCGACGCCATCATCGTCGGCAAGGAAGGCGAAGGCGACGCGACAATCGACCTCCCCGAGGACCTCTCGGGCTCCGCAGACCTCTCGACGCTCCGCCGGCGTGACGGCGACATCGACCGCGGCGCGTACATCCGCATCCTCGCGAAGGAGTACGAGCACTTCGCCGAAACCGCCGCTGCAGACGCCGACTACACCATCGTCGTCGGCGAAGACTGGACGATTATCCCCCTCGAGAACCTGATCGCTCGCATCGGCGAGGAAACCGACCTCGTGGCCGGCGTCACGAGTGCCGCGGAAGCGAAGACGGCGTTCGAAACGCTCGAAATCGGTGCGGACTCCGTCCTGCTCGACTCCGACGACCCCGACGAGATTCGACAGACGGTCGACGTTCGCGACGACGCCGACCGCGAATCGCTCGACCTCCAGTACGCGGAAGTCCTCGACGTCGAACGCATCGGCAGCGCCGACCGCGTTTGCGTCGATACGGGCACCCTCCTCGAGCACGACGAAGGTATGCTCGTCGGCTCGATGTCCCGCGGTCTCGTGTTCGTCCACGCCGAAACGGCAGAGTCGCCCTACGTTGCGTCTCGACCGTTCCGCGTCAACGCCGGTGCCGTCCACGCCTACGTCCGGACGCCCGACGGCGGCACGAAGTACCTCTCGGAACTCCAGAGCGGCGACGAAGTGCAGGTCGTCGACATCGACGGAAACACGCGCGAAGCGATCGTCGGCCGCGTCAAAATCGAAAAGCGGCCGATGTTTCGCGTCGCCCTCGAAACCGAAGACGGCGACCGAATCGAGACCCTCCTCCAGAACGCGGAGACGATCAAAGTCGCAACCTCGGACGGTCGAACCGCGATCACCGACCTCGAGGCCGGCGACGAACTCCTTCACTACTACGAGGATACGGCCCGCCATTTCGGCGAACCGGTCGAAGAGAGCATCATCGAGAAGTAA
- a CDS encoding HAD family hydrolase, translating into MSAYDAICFDLDRTLCESTQDPEALLESAFDRAHLEPFCTPRDLRTAVPSVPTAETALEFYENLFTAVAANADVESTHTSTLAERYLEAQDPSAVRFRPGAKAALEHARERGPVGLITNGGRPTQTQKLEALDIADAFDVRVFTEPSKGIHPKPDAAPFEHALRELEATPDAALHIGDSLHADVAGANAMGLDSAWLDLGHDDPASVGHEPTYELASLEAFETIV; encoded by the coding sequence ATGAGTGCGTACGATGCGATCTGTTTCGATCTCGATCGAACACTCTGTGAGTCGACGCAGGACCCCGAGGCGCTTCTCGAGTCCGCGTTCGATCGAGCCCACCTCGAGCCGTTTTGCACGCCGAGGGATCTCAGAACGGCCGTGCCGTCGGTTCCGACCGCCGAGACGGCTCTCGAGTTCTACGAGAATCTCTTTACAGCAGTCGCTGCAAATGCCGACGTCGAATCCACTCACACGTCGACGCTCGCAGAGCGCTATCTCGAGGCGCAGGATCCGTCTGCTGTTCGATTTCGCCCCGGCGCGAAGGCGGCACTCGAGCACGCCCGCGAGCGCGGTCCGGTCGGCTTGATCACGAACGGTGGCCGTCCGACGCAGACGCAGAAACTCGAGGCACTCGACATCGCGGACGCGTTCGACGTGCGGGTGTTTACGGAGCCGAGCAAGGGCATTCATCCCAAACCCGACGCCGCCCCTTTTGAGCACGCGTTGAGAGAACTCGAGGCGACGCCCGACGCGGCGCTTCACATTGGTGACTCCCTGCACGCAGATGTCGCGGGGGCGAACGCGATGGGTCTCGATTCGGCCTGGCTCGATCTGGGCCACGACGACCCTGCAAGCGTCGGTCACGAACCGACGTACGAACTCGCGTCGCTCGAGGCGTTCGAGACGATCGTGTAA